From one Candidatus Methylacidiphilales bacterium genomic stretch:
- the sppA gene encoding signal peptide peptidase SppA, translated as MKKVFLLCAGLVLVAVLGVSLLLNLFFVGRYASHGASSREFTETHVSGDNDSHGKVAIIDLMGVISYGIEGDLNPSMVEDVIAKLRQARNDDSIKAILLRIDSPGGEVTASDVIYHEIVKTNKVKPVVSYVDSVGASGAYYSAVGTRYIMANELSITASIGVILQTMNFEKLGDKVGVQSVTFKSGKMKDLLNPFRPVSEEERAYVQGLIDETYSKFVGIVARERKLDETKLRNTIADGRILSGKTAVKEGLIDATGYIEDALAKVRQFAGLPADAEVIRLEAPYSLSRFFRILGKSPVSQVQVNIGPEGIRLESGKLYYISQHLFAH; from the coding sequence ATGAAAAAGGTATTTTTGCTCTGCGCGGGATTGGTCCTTGTGGCGGTCCTGGGCGTGAGCCTGTTGCTCAACCTGTTTTTTGTCGGGCGCTATGCGAGCCATGGGGCTTCCAGCCGTGAATTTACAGAAACCCATGTCTCGGGCGACAATGACTCGCACGGGAAGGTCGCGATCATCGATTTGATGGGAGTCATCAGTTATGGAATCGAGGGGGATTTGAATCCCTCGATGGTTGAGGATGTCATCGCCAAACTCAGGCAGGCGCGCAATGACGACTCGATCAAAGCCATTTTACTGCGCATCGACAGCCCCGGCGGGGAAGTGACCGCCAGCGATGTGATATACCATGAAATCGTCAAAACCAACAAGGTGAAGCCCGTTGTTTCGTATGTGGACAGCGTCGGGGCTTCAGGCGCGTATTATTCCGCTGTCGGCACCCGGTATATCATGGCGAACGAGTTGTCCATCACGGCGAGCATCGGGGTTATTCTTCAAACCATGAATTTCGAAAAGCTCGGCGATAAGGTGGGCGTGCAAAGCGTGACCTTCAAATCCGGAAAAATGAAAGACCTGCTCAATCCCTTTCGCCCGGTTTCGGAAGAAGAGCGGGCTTATGTCCAGGGGTTGATTGACGAAACCTATTCAAAATTCGTCGGGATCGTCGCAAGGGAGCGCAAGCTCGATGAAACCAAACTGCGCAACACGATAGCGGACGGACGGATTCTCAGCGGCAAAACCGCCGTGAAGGAAGGTTTGATTGATGCGACCGGCTACATTGAGGATGCGCTGGCCAAGGTCCGCCAATTTGCGGGCCTGCCGGCCGACGCGGAGGTGATCCGGCTTGAAGCGCCGTATTCACTCTCGCGTTTTTTCCGGATTCTCGGAAAATCGCCGGTCAGCCAGGTGCAGGTCAATATCGGCCCTGAAGGCATCCGGCTTGAAAGCGGCAAGCTCTATTATATTTCCCAGCATTTGTTTGCACATTAA
- a CDS encoding AraC family transcriptional regulator, with amino-acid sequence MGKPVTSSPPHPSFIARQIQGYRYFFLNLDPSPKSELTVACGGWEQCASDYRIDRADFEFFGMEYVARGKGVLILNGTEHKLVPGSVFAYKPFTAHVIETNPEDPLVKYFIDFSGRDAQRIINRKVLGAHGFAYLHHVQPIHDLYEQALESGIKGGPLAPRLCSLLLELLSLRIEENAHTPLEAHNRARQSFERCRAELQKHFCTIQSVAELAGMSHFDPAYLSRLFYRFAGESPHAMLMRLKMNEAAAHLIGGHFTVKEVAARVGFSDPYHFSRVFKKHHGIPPVRFQESRTRQ; translated from the coding sequence ATGGGTAAGCCGGTTACTTCCAGTCCGCCCCACCCCTCCTTTATTGCCAGGCAGATTCAGGGGTACCGTTACTTTTTCCTGAATCTGGATCCTTCACCCAAAAGTGAACTGACGGTGGCCTGCGGCGGGTGGGAGCAGTGCGCGTCCGATTATCGGATCGACCGGGCCGACTTCGAATTCTTCGGCATGGAATATGTCGCGCGGGGCAAGGGGGTGCTGATTCTCAACGGCACCGAACACAAACTTGTTCCCGGTTCGGTCTTCGCCTACAAACCCTTCACCGCTCATGTCATTGAAACCAACCCGGAGGATCCGTTGGTGAAATATTTCATCGATTTTTCCGGGCGCGATGCGCAGCGAATCATCAACAGGAAGGTTTTGGGGGCGCATGGCTTTGCTTATTTGCACCACGTCCAGCCCATCCATGATCTTTACGAACAGGCGCTGGAGAGCGGAATCAAGGGAGGCCCTTTGGCGCCGCGGCTTTGTTCCCTGTTGCTCGAATTGCTGTCCCTGCGAATTGAGGAAAACGCGCACACTCCCCTGGAGGCGCATAACCGCGCACGCCAGAGTTTTGAGCGGTGCCGGGCGGAGTTGCAGAAGCATTTTTGTACAATCCAATCCGTGGCGGAACTGGCCGGGATGAGCCATTTTGATCCCGCCTACCTCTCCCGCCTATTTTACCGTTTTGCCGGGGAAAGCCCCCATGCGATGCTGATGCGATTGAAAATGAACGAAGCCGCCGCGCACCTGATCGGGGGTCATTTTACGGTGAAGGAAGTTGCCGCGCGGGTGGGTTTCTCCGATCCGTACCATTTTTCACGGGTCTTCAAGAAGCATCACGGAATTCCGCCCGTCCGTTTTCAAGAATCCCGCACCCGGCAGTAG
- the tilS gene encoding tRNA lysidine(34) synthetase TilS, whose protein sequence is MKIQNQAISEKKLLDAVASVCSKAPDLALGLSGGLDSILLAESLLRLGLAPLCLHVNHGWRGRQSDADERWVRRWCREHGLKLLVKRLGRKVPRSEGEARKARWDFFNRAASRHGFRNLCLAHHADDQVETFFLQLLRGAGPEGLAGLREKRRIGSLTVLRPLLCFSKNELLRLARKWKLKWREDDSNKSPDYFRNRVRRRLLPYLKKLSGRDPAVLILRTVNVLAEENAYWEKMLPDKWPEKLSVREWKTRPPAWQRRAMRAWLASRGVGDADFDQIEAVVRLLNREKPSKVNLSRNRFCRRRRGVLFVE, encoded by the coding sequence ATGAAAATCCAAAACCAGGCAATCTCGGAAAAAAAGCTGTTGGACGCCGTCGCCTCCGTCTGCAGCAAGGCACCGGACCTTGCGTTGGGACTCTCCGGTGGCCTCGACTCCATCCTTCTGGCCGAAAGCCTCTTACGACTGGGCCTCGCCCCCCTGTGCCTGCATGTGAACCATGGCTGGCGCGGGAGGCAAAGTGATGCGGATGAACGCTGGGTACGGCGGTGGTGCCGTGAGCACGGCCTGAAATTGCTTGTTAAACGGCTGGGCCGCAAGGTCCCACGCAGCGAGGGTGAGGCGCGCAAGGCCCGCTGGGATTTTTTCAACCGCGCCGCCTCCAGGCATGGCTTTCGGAATCTCTGCCTGGCGCACCATGCCGACGACCAGGTCGAAACATTTTTTCTCCAGCTCTTGCGCGGAGCCGGACCCGAAGGCCTCGCCGGTTTGCGGGAAAAACGGAGGATCGGCAGTCTGACGGTGTTGCGCCCGTTGCTGTGCTTTTCGAAAAACGAACTGCTCCGCCTGGCGCGAAAGTGGAAACTCAAGTGGCGCGAGGACGATTCAAACAAATCCCCCGATTATTTCCGCAACCGGGTCCGCCGCCGCCTGCTGCCTTATTTGAAAAAGCTGAGCGGGCGCGATCCCGCGGTTTTGATTTTACGCACGGTGAATGTGCTGGCGGAGGAAAATGCGTATTGGGAAAAGATGCTGCCTGACAAATGGCCGGAGAAACTTTCCGTGCGCGAATGGAAAACACGCCCGCCGGCCTGGCAACGCCGGGCCATGCGCGCCTGGCTCGCCAGCCGGGGTGTTGGAGATGCTGACTTTGATCAAATCGAGGCGGTCGTCCGGCTCTTGAACCGGGAAAAGCCTTCAAAGGTGAATCTCAGCCGGAACCGTTTCTGCCGCCGCCGCCGCGGGGTCTTGTTTGTGGAATAG